In Sedimenticola thiotaurini, the following proteins share a genomic window:
- a CDS encoding plasmid pRiA4b ORF-3 family protein has translation MDYLRKVYQLNISLLGVVPEVWRQVRVADSDTLASLHETLQVAMGWTNIHMHMFIKGQEKYGVPDDQFPDDTHNEQQVRLRQVLKKPGDSLLYIYDFGDAWEHRVVLEEVLPYDLSQRLPTCSGGARACPPEDVGGPPGYDEFLEAIVDRSHPEHDYMVRWIGGEFSPELFDINLTNQLLRENHLHIV, from the coding sequence ATGGATTATCTACGCAAGGTCTACCAACTGAATATCAGTCTCCTGGGAGTGGTGCCGGAGGTGTGGCGGCAGGTGCGGGTTGCCGATAGTGATACGCTCGCTTCCCTGCATGAGACCCTGCAGGTCGCCATGGGCTGGACCAATATTCATATGCACATGTTTATCAAGGGGCAGGAGAAGTACGGCGTCCCGGACGACCAGTTTCCCGATGATACCCATAATGAACAGCAGGTCCGTTTGCGCCAGGTACTGAAAAAGCCAGGTGACAGCCTGCTCTATATCTATGATTTCGGCGATGCCTGGGAGCACCGGGTCGTGCTGGAGGAGGTACTGCCCTACGACCTGTCCCAGCGCCTGCCGACCTGCTCGGGGGGCGCGCGGGCCTGCCCGCCTGAGGATGTGGGTGGCCCGCCCGGTTACGACGAGTTTCTGGAAGCCATTGTGGACCGCTCCCATCCCGAGCATGATTACATGGTGCGCTGGATCGGTGGCGAGTTCTCCCCTGAATTGTTCGATATCAATCTCACCAACCAGCTGTTGCGGGAGAATCATCTCCACATCGTCTGA
- the cas9 gene encoding type II CRISPR RNA-guided endonuclease Cas9 (Cas9, originally named Csn1, is the large, multifunctional signature protein of type II CRISPR/Cas systems. It is well known even to general audiences because its RNA-guided endonuclease activity has made it a popular tool for custom editing of eukaryotic genomes.) yields the protein MPKSAKPQQAYTLGLDIGIASVGAALLGQQHIIGLHVRTFDRAETAKEGEPLNKIRRDARLTRRRLQRRAHRLLRLRRLFKRHNLIPDTDTSTFISGQSPWELRAQGLDRQLTSAEWTTVLYHIVKHRGFHSNRKSEVKTDEKAGQMLSGVNQNQALLKQSGLRTMGELAARHEAFREAKRNKKGAYNHTFSRHDLEDELHLLFSRQRELGNPYATPELEDAVHTLLMQRRPALSGTNLLKMVGHCTLEPDEFRAPKASYTAERFIWLTKLNNLRVSGSGETRPLNESERQALLSKPFSQSKLTYKQVRKILELPDNIRFVGLHYHPAQDNGKSPENRVFFEAKAFHALRNVYKKAGLNLEWQRDSQNPEKLDNITYALTVFKEDKEAKQWLIEKGVEASVIEAVLNESFSEFVRLSIKALRKIIPHMEIGHRYDEAVKLAGYSHHSHLPQPSKTPYIPRFSKQSIANPVVSRALNQARKLVNAIVREYGPPDAVHIELARDLNKPFDERRKIEKDQEKYQKDKARDIETFQENFGFTPKGLQLTKWRLYREQSGKCAYSLKPLDINRLFEDGYVEIDHALPYSRSFNDGMNNKVLTLTTENRNKGNQTPYEYLDGASNSAQWRNFVAWVNSNKSYRASKQRNLLRKDFAAQAATEFRERHLTDTRYIAREFKRMVETHLKLNKPNQRCVVVSGQLTAYLRARWGLIKVRENGDLHHALDAAVVAACSHAMVKRLADYSRRGELQYARGHHFDPETGEIIDINALRKLDDHFPQPWTDFRRELLAWLSPDPAQQLKNLAYYTDERLKQVKPIRVSRAPTRRGLGAAHQETIRSAKYLGENRSTVKTPLEKLKLKDIPNIVGYEDPRNHQLIQAISQRLTEHGDDGKKAFKEPLYKPGNNKSTAPVVRSVKLFTVQKSGIPVRGGIANNGNMVRVDIFTKKERYFAVPVYVSDAARNELPNKAVARGKDGWIDIDDSFSFLFSLYPNDWVSVVVKPHEAPCEGYYAGLDISTGAIHIWAHDRNRSVGKNGLMRSIGIKTAHSVEKYHVDLLGNLYRVVHETRKPLRAGK from the coding sequence ATGCCTAAATCCGCCAAGCCACAACAAGCCTATACCCTCGGTCTCGATATTGGAATTGCATCCGTTGGAGCCGCCCTGTTAGGGCAACAGCATATTATTGGGCTCCATGTGCGCACATTTGACCGGGCTGAAACAGCAAAAGAGGGCGAGCCACTCAACAAGATACGCAGGGATGCTCGTCTCACCAGACGGCGGCTGCAACGGCGAGCCCATCGTCTACTGCGCTTGCGTCGGTTATTCAAGCGCCACAACCTGATTCCGGACACCGACACATCCACTTTTATCAGTGGCCAGTCCCCCTGGGAACTACGCGCCCAAGGGCTAGATCGACAACTTACATCCGCCGAGTGGACCACAGTTCTATACCATATCGTCAAACATCGCGGCTTCCATTCAAATCGAAAAAGTGAGGTGAAAACTGACGAAAAAGCGGGCCAAATGCTTAGCGGAGTCAACCAGAACCAGGCGTTACTGAAACAGTCGGGGTTACGCACCATGGGTGAGTTAGCCGCCCGTCATGAGGCTTTCAGAGAGGCAAAGCGGAACAAAAAAGGTGCGTACAACCATACTTTCTCGCGCCACGATCTTGAAGATGAGCTTCACTTACTTTTTTCCCGTCAACGGGAACTCGGCAACCCCTATGCCACACCGGAACTGGAAGATGCTGTTCACACGCTGTTGATGCAGAGACGCCCCGCACTATCGGGAACAAACCTGTTAAAAATGGTGGGGCATTGTACTTTAGAACCGGATGAGTTCAGGGCTCCAAAGGCAAGTTACACTGCAGAACGTTTTATCTGGCTGACGAAACTGAACAACTTACGCGTAAGCGGATCGGGGGAAACACGCCCCCTGAACGAATCCGAACGCCAGGCACTCCTATCAAAGCCATTTAGCCAGAGTAAACTGACCTACAAGCAGGTTCGTAAAATCCTGGAACTTCCCGACAACATACGATTCGTCGGTCTGCATTATCACCCCGCCCAGGACAATGGAAAAAGTCCGGAAAATAGAGTCTTCTTCGAGGCCAAAGCATTCCACGCACTGCGTAATGTCTATAAAAAAGCGGGGTTAAATCTGGAGTGGCAGCGTGACAGCCAGAACCCGGAAAAACTGGACAACATTACCTACGCCTTGACTGTATTTAAAGAGGATAAAGAGGCAAAACAGTGGCTCATCGAGAAAGGCGTTGAGGCCTCCGTTATAGAAGCTGTACTGAATGAGTCTTTTAGTGAATTTGTCCGACTATCCATCAAGGCATTACGCAAAATCATACCCCATATGGAGATCGGCCACCGGTATGACGAAGCGGTAAAGCTGGCAGGTTATTCCCATCACAGCCACTTACCACAACCAAGCAAAACGCCCTATATCCCCCGCTTTAGCAAACAGTCAATTGCCAACCCGGTGGTCTCCAGGGCCCTTAACCAAGCGAGAAAACTGGTCAATGCTATTGTCCGGGAATACGGTCCACCTGACGCGGTGCATATTGAGCTGGCTCGCGATCTGAACAAACCATTTGACGAACGACGCAAAATAGAGAAAGACCAGGAGAAATATCAGAAAGACAAGGCCAGGGACATTGAAACTTTCCAGGAAAACTTTGGCTTTACCCCAAAAGGTTTACAACTTACCAAGTGGCGCCTTTACCGCGAACAGAGTGGAAAATGCGCATACAGTCTGAAGCCGTTAGACATCAATCGTCTTTTTGAAGATGGCTACGTAGAGATTGATCACGCACTGCCCTACTCGCGTAGTTTTAATGACGGCATGAACAATAAAGTGTTAACGCTCACTACCGAGAACCGAAACAAAGGAAACCAGACACCCTATGAATATCTCGACGGGGCGAGTAACAGCGCACAGTGGCGAAATTTTGTGGCATGGGTTAACAGCAACAAGAGCTATCGAGCAAGCAAACAACGTAACCTGTTGCGCAAAGATTTTGCTGCACAGGCTGCTACTGAATTCCGCGAGCGGCATCTTACCGACACCCGTTACATCGCCCGTGAATTCAAACGCATGGTCGAAACCCACTTAAAGCTGAACAAACCGAATCAGCGTTGCGTTGTAGTATCAGGCCAGTTAACTGCCTATCTACGTGCTCGATGGGGCTTGATCAAAGTTCGTGAAAATGGCGATCTACACCATGCCCTTGATGCAGCTGTTGTGGCAGCCTGTAGTCACGCCATGGTGAAACGGCTGGCAGACTACTCCCGCAGAGGGGAATTACAGTACGCACGGGGCCATCATTTTGATCCGGAAACTGGGGAAATAATCGATATAAACGCCCTTCGCAAACTCGACGATCACTTTCCTCAACCCTGGACCGACTTTCGCCGTGAACTGCTGGCCTGGTTATCACCTGACCCGGCCCAACAACTGAAAAACCTCGCCTACTACACGGATGAGAGGCTGAAACAAGTAAAACCGATACGGGTCTCACGAGCCCCGACTCGGCGCGGGCTTGGTGCAGCACACCAAGAGACCATCCGATCTGCAAAGTATCTTGGCGAGAATAGAAGTACCGTCAAGACACCCTTGGAAAAACTGAAACTGAAAGATATACCCAACATCGTGGGTTATGAGGATCCGCGTAACCACCAGCTGATCCAAGCCATTTCACAGCGTTTAACCGAACATGGTGATGATGGCAAAAAAGCTTTCAAGGAACCGCTGTATAAACCCGGTAATAATAAATCCACCGCACCTGTAGTCCGCAGTGTCAAACTATTCACAGTACAAAAAAGTGGCATTCCGGTTCGCGGCGGGATTGCCAATAACGGCAATATGGTGCGAGTCGATATTTTTACTAAAAAAGAGCGGTATTTTGCCGTACCTGTTTACGTCTCAGACGCGGCAAGAAATGAACTACCAAATAAGGCCGTTGCACGGGGAAAAGATGGATGGATAGATATTGATGATAGTTTCAGCTTTTTATTCAGTCTCTATCCCAACGACTGGGTATCGGTGGTAGTTAAACCACACGAGGCGCCATGCGAAGGTTATTATGCCGGCCTCGATATATCCACCGGCGCCATCCATATTTGGGCGCATGATCGCAACCGTTCGGTTGGCAAAAACGGCCTGATGCGCAGTATCGGGATAAAAACCGCCCACAGTGTGGAGAAATATCACGTGGACTTACTAGGTAACTTGTACCGGGTAGTCCACGAAACCCGGAAACCTTTACGGGCCGGAAAGTAG
- a CDS encoding DUF3820 family protein — MSGSDHHDSSPTMFDKQQLVKLAKLKMPFGKYQGTALIDLPEAYLIWFANRGFPEGELGQLMALTLEIKINGLESLIEPLKRIPTVH; from the coding sequence TTGTCCGGATCAGACCATCACGACTCCTCCCCCACCATGTTCGACAAGCAGCAGCTCGTCAAACTGGCCAAGCTGAAGATGCCGTTTGGCAAGTACCAGGGAACCGCCCTGATCGACCTGCCGGAGGCCTATCTGATCTGGTTTGCCAATCGGGGCTTTCCGGAAGGGGAGCTGGGGCAGCTGATGGCCCTCACCCTGGAGATCAAGATCAACGGTCTGGAGAGCCTGATAGAACCACTCAAACGTATCCCCACCGTGCACTGA
- a CDS encoding NAD(P)/FAD-dependent oxidoreductase, whose product MCAATAAQRGRDVLLLDNSRKVGKKILMSGGGRCNFTNLYVGPDNYVCHNPHFCKSALSRYTQWDFIALVERYGIAYHERDHGQLFCDDSSRQILNMLLAECNQAGVTLRAGCEVLSISYDEQYHLTTSEGEFCSPSLVVATGGLSIPTMGSSGFGYAIARQFGLNVLPQRAGLVPFTFSDRMKVLTERLAGISLPVSMSTADRSFTEQLLFTHRGLSGPVALQLSNYWQAGEPIRLDLLPDLTADHWLLELKKAHPRGLLKNLLAKRLAKKLVIEWIRLEWPEWEERPMAEIPDRVLGQIGEQLNGWKLKPAGTEGYRTAEVTLGGVDTDELSSKTMACRHQPGLFFIGEVVDVTGHLGGFNFQWAWSSGYTAGQFA is encoded by the coding sequence ATGTGCGCGGCCACGGCGGCGCAACGGGGCCGTGATGTGCTGCTGCTGGACAACAGCCGCAAAGTGGGCAAGAAGATACTCATGTCCGGTGGCGGGCGCTGCAACTTCACCAATCTCTATGTGGGGCCGGATAACTACGTCTGCCACAATCCCCATTTCTGCAAGTCGGCACTCAGCCGTTACACCCAGTGGGATTTCATAGCCCTGGTGGAGCGGTACGGGATCGCCTATCACGAACGGGATCATGGCCAGCTGTTTTGTGACGACTCTTCCCGGCAGATTCTCAACATGCTGCTGGCGGAGTGTAACCAGGCCGGTGTTACCCTGCGTGCCGGTTGCGAGGTGCTCTCGATCAGTTACGATGAGCAGTACCACCTGACCACCAGTGAGGGTGAGTTCTGTTCTCCATCCCTGGTGGTGGCGACCGGTGGACTCTCCATTCCCACCATGGGATCGAGTGGGTTCGGTTATGCCATTGCCCGCCAGTTCGGTCTGAATGTGTTGCCGCAGCGGGCCGGCCTGGTGCCGTTCACTTTCAGTGACCGTATGAAGGTCTTGACCGAACGCCTGGCCGGGATCTCCCTGCCGGTGAGCATGAGCACTGCTGATCGCTCCTTTACCGAGCAGCTGCTGTTCACCCACCGGGGCCTGAGTGGCCCGGTTGCCCTGCAACTCTCCAACTACTGGCAGGCAGGGGAGCCGATAAGGCTGGATCTGCTCCCCGATCTGACGGCTGATCACTGGTTGCTGGAGCTGAAAAAGGCCCATCCCAGGGGATTGCTGAAAAATCTGCTGGCAAAGCGGCTGGCCAAAAAACTGGTAATAGAATGGATCCGTTTGGAGTGGCCTGAGTGGGAGGAACGACCTATGGCGGAGATCCCGGATCGGGTGCTGGGTCAGATCGGTGAGCAGTTGAACGGCTGGAAACTGAAACCGGCCGGTACTGAAGGTTACCGGACGGCGGAGGTGACCCTGGGGGGTGTGGATACCGATGAGCTCTCTTCAAAAACCATGGCGTGCAGACACCAGCCCGGGCTCTTCTTTATCGGTGAAGTGGTGGATGTGACCGGGCATCTGGGTGGGTTCAATTTCCAATGGGCCTGGTCTTCCGGCTATACCGCCGGCCAGTTTGCCTGA